A window of the Bacteroides thetaiotaomicron VPI-5482 genome harbors these coding sequences:
- a CDS encoding TIGR00730 family Rossman fold protein, protein MNQIHSVCVYSASSTKIAPVYFEAAEKLGRLLAKQHIRLINGAGSIGLMRSVADAVLKNGGEVTGVIPHFMVEQNWHHTGLTELIEVTSMHERKQKMANLSDGIIALPGGCGTLEELLEIITWKQLGLYLNPIIILNINGFFDPLFQMLERAIEENFMRQQHGDIWKVAQTPEEAVELLQTTPVWDASIRKFAAI, encoded by the coding sequence ATGAATCAGATACATTCCGTATGCGTATACAGCGCATCCAGCACTAAGATAGCCCCCGTATATTTTGAAGCAGCCGAAAAACTCGGCCGCCTGCTTGCCAAACAACATATCCGTCTGATAAACGGTGCCGGAAGCATCGGACTGATGCGCTCCGTAGCCGACGCAGTTCTGAAGAATGGCGGTGAGGTGACAGGTGTTATCCCCCACTTCATGGTCGAACAGAACTGGCATCACACAGGGTTGACGGAATTGATCGAAGTCACTTCCATGCACGAACGCAAGCAGAAGATGGCGAATCTGAGCGACGGCATCATTGCCTTGCCGGGCGGATGCGGCACTCTGGAAGAATTGCTTGAAATCATCACATGGAAACAGCTCGGACTGTATCTGAATCCGATTATCATTCTGAATATAAACGGCTTTTTTGATCCGCTGTTCCAAATGCTCGAACGGGCAATAGAGGAAAACTTCATGCGCCAGCAACACGGTGATATATGGAAAGTGGCACAAACACCGGAAGAAGCGGTGGAGTTACTTCAGACAACTCCCGTATGGGACGCTTCTATCCGTAAATTTGCAGCCATATGA
- a CDS encoding DUF4271 domain-containing protein, with amino-acid sequence MIADILNSGFEGIPISYSPRTDDVIALTLLACFFLSSIALARGKKFLTQQVKDFVLHRERTSIFDSSTAADVRYLLVLVVQTCVLTGIVFFNYFHDTCPMLMTKVSPLLLLGIYVGFCLAYFLLKWLLYMFLGWVFFDKNKTNIWLESYSTLIYYVGFALFPFVLFLVYFDLNLTNLVIIGLIILIFTKILMFYKWVKLFFHQLSAAFLLILYFCALEIIPCLLLYQGMIQVNNVLLIKI; translated from the coding sequence ATGATAGCCGATATTCTGAACTCCGGATTCGAGGGAATCCCTATCTCCTACTCTCCCCGTACGGATGATGTGATTGCCTTGACATTGCTTGCCTGCTTCTTTCTTTCCTCCATCGCTCTGGCTCGTGGAAAGAAGTTTCTCACCCAACAGGTGAAAGACTTTGTATTGCATCGCGAGCGGACAAGCATTTTTGATAGTTCTACGGCAGCCGATGTGCGCTATCTACTCGTACTGGTAGTGCAGACCTGTGTATTGACAGGTATCGTGTTCTTCAATTATTTTCATGATACATGTCCGATGCTGATGACCAAGGTCTCCCCTCTCCTGCTATTGGGGATTTATGTCGGCTTCTGTCTTGCCTATTTTTTACTGAAATGGTTACTTTATATGTTCCTCGGATGGGTGTTTTTTGACAAAAACAAGACAAATATATGGTTGGAATCTTATTCTACGCTCATATATTACGTCGGATTCGCCCTTTTTCCTTTTGTTCTATTCCTTGTTTATTTCGATCTGAACCTGACCAATTTAGTGATAATCGGACTAATTATTCTAATTTTTACTAAAATATTGATGTTTTATAAGTGGGTAAAGCTTTTTTTTCATCAATTAAGTGCGGCTTTCCTATTAATTTTGTACTTTTGCGCTCTTGAAATCATACCCTGTCTGCTACTCTATCAGGGAATGATCCAGGTAAACAATGTATTGCTAATAAAAATTTAG